From the genome of Malus domestica chromosome 04, GDT2T_hap1, one region includes:
- the LOC139195262 gene encoding ATP-dependent Clp protease ATP-binding subunit CLPT2, chloroplastic: protein MAAHSLSKLPITTSALIPNHRTKLDSRPNSLLSPWLGANSLSLPPSSLRVRTQESKLHPFPATVCLSLPTANAEIVSSTEKVPKWSWRAIKSFAMGELEARKLKYATTGTEAILMGILIEGTSLAAKFLRANGITLAKVREETIKLLGKADMWFFSPEHPALTEEAQRVLDWAVDKKKKSGDSGEVTTSHLLLGIWYEGESPGHKILAGLGFNEEKAKELESLSTKPGFIDG from the exons ATGGCCGCTCACTCTCTCTCCAAGCTTCCAATTACCACATCCGCCCTCATCCCCAATCACAGAACTAAACTCGATTCGAGACCCAACAGTTTGCTGAGCCCATGGCTGGGCGCCAACAGCCTCTCGCTTCCGCCCTCAAGTCTGAGAGTCAGAACCCAAGAGTCAAAGCTCCACCCTTTCCCAGCCACCGTCTGTCTCAGCCTCCCCACCGC AAATGCGGAAATAGTTTCTTCCACTGAGAAAGTGCCCAA GTGGTCTTGGagggctataaagtcatttgcCATGGGTGAATTGGAAGCCAGGAAGCTCAAGTATGCAACTACCGGGACTGAAGCAATTCTCATGGGGATCCTCATTGAGG GAACTAGTCTGGCGGCAAAATTTTTACGGGCAAATGGAATTACACTTGCTAAGGTGCGTGAAGAAACAATCAAGTTGCTCGGGAAAGCTGACATGTGGTTTTTCAGTCCTGAGCATCCAGCATTGACTGAGGAAGCTCAAAGAGTACTTGATTGGGCTgttgataaaaagaaaaaatctg GTGATAGTGGGGAAGTTACAACTTCTCATCTGCTTCTTGGCATTTGGTATGAAGGGGAATCTCCGGGTCACAAGATATTGGCTGGCCTTGGCTTCAATGAAGAAAAAGCGAAGGAGCTGGAGTCTTTAAGTACTAAACCTGGATTCATCGACGGATGA